The following are from one region of the Edwardsiella tarda ATCC 15947 = NBRC 105688 genome:
- the rpmE gene encoding 50S ribosomal protein L31: MKEGIHPNYVAITATCSCGNVIKTHSTVGHDLNLDVCDKCHPFYTGKQRDVATGGRVDRFNKRFNMVGSK, from the coding sequence ATGAAAGAAGGTATCCACCCGAACTACGTTGCTATCACTGCAACCTGCTCTTGCGGCAACGTGATCAAGACCCACTCTACCGTTGGTCACGATCTGAACCTGGACGTGTGTGACAAGTGCCACCCGTTCTACACCGGTAAGCAGCGTGATGTCGCTACCGGCGGCCGCGTTGACCGCTTCAACAAGCGTTTCAACATGGTTGGTTCCAAGTAA
- a CDS encoding PapB/FocB family fimbrial expression transcriptional regulator has translation MKKIEFTHPGYALQPGEVTEEQFRLLVDISPVRSAKVIMALRDYFVLGHSRKLVCERNQVNPGYLSIKIREIQALCRRILELYPHLS, from the coding sequence ATGAAAAAAATAGAGTTCACTCACCCTGGTTATGCATTGCAACCAGGGGAAGTAACTGAAGAGCAATTTCGCCTACTGGTTGACATCTCGCCTGTGCGTAGCGCAAAAGTCATCATGGCACTACGCGACTATTTTGTGCTTGGCCACAGCCGGAAATTAGTTTGCGAGCGCAATCAAGTCAATCCTGGCTATCTTTCCATTAAAATAAGGGAAATACAGGCGCTATGTCGACGTATTTTAGAATTGTACCCACATCTCAGCTAA
- the metJ gene encoding met regulon transcriptional regulator MetJ yields the protein MAAEWNGEYISPYAEHGKKSEQVKKITVSIPLKVLKILTDERTRRQVNNLRHATNSELLCEAFLHAFTGQPLPDDDDLRKDRSNEIPEAAKELMRQLGIDPESWEY from the coding sequence ATGGCAGCAGAATGGAACGGCGAATACATTAGCCCATACGCTGAACACGGCAAAAAAAGTGAGCAGGTTAAAAAGATTACGGTATCCATTCCACTGAAGGTGTTAAAAATCCTCACGGATGAGCGTACCCGCCGCCAGGTGAATAACCTGCGCCACGCCACCAACAGCGAACTCCTGTGTGAAGCCTTCCTGCATGCCTTTACCGGACAACCACTACCGGATGATGACGATCTACGCAAAGATCGTAGCAACGAGATCCCCGAAGCCGCCAAAGAGCTGATGCGCCAGTTGGGGATCGACCCGGAAAGCTGGGAATACTAA